In Deferribacteraceae bacterium V6Fe1, one genomic interval encodes:
- a CDS encoding DUF493 domain-containing protein — MKFPCLHTFKIVGKNSENFKLSVRELFFDVDIPDPKASRDENFISYTVTVMVKSYGELENIYKAITNIEDLKFYL; from the coding sequence ATGAAATTTCCCTGCTTGCATACTTTTAAAATAGTCGGGAAAAACAGCGAAAACTTTAAATTATCGGTGAGAGAATTATTTTTTGATGTTGATATCCCTGATCCAAAGGCAAGCAGAGATGAAAATTTTATTAGCTATACAGTTACGGTAATGGTAAAATCTTATGGAGAGCTTGAAAACATTTACAAAGCAATTACAAACATTGAAGATTTGAAATTTTATTTGTAA
- a CDS encoding TIGR04013 family B12-binding domain/radical SAM domain-containing protein yields the protein MSKKTDFVFILDKFNRFSIRALICAFEKFFPEYSYSVVNFENIPQLKLKNSMIFCSFNSLNFTKYINIVSMLKTEGNILVCGGPHPSARPEKMAELFDCVCVGEGEFVLKEIVESHLQGSLQKGIYKNNTKVNLDEFDAYPKKVLMFGAIEIMRGCQYRCSYCQTPALFPGKLRHRSIESILNNIRYSYKYEKKDYRFISPDAASYMYDKSININAIYDLLTGIKKVTENRARIFFGSFPSEINPYFVTEDLVKILKEFCYNRRVVIGLQTASKSQLKKINRSDEINKVENAIDIFLKYGFNVDVDFIFGLPFETEETLNETFAWISDWHKKVRIHSHYFMPLPGSKWENESPTPIPDKFIKEIKKYEGKGRIFGQWLTQLKIAQNIANEDNTCQICKI from the coding sequence ATGTCAAAAAAAACTGATTTTGTATTCATACTCGACAAATTTAACAGATTTTCAATTCGCGCTCTAATTTGCGCTTTTGAAAAATTTTTTCCCGAATATTCATACTCTGTGGTAAATTTTGAAAATATACCGCAGTTAAAATTAAAAAACAGTATGATATTCTGCTCTTTTAATAGCCTTAATTTTACAAAATATATCAACATTGTGTCAATGCTCAAGACGGAGGGAAATATTTTAGTCTGCGGCGGTCCACACCCTTCCGCCAGACCTGAAAAGATGGCTGAACTTTTTGACTGCGTCTGTGTGGGGGAAGGGGAATTTGTACTAAAAGAGATTGTGGAATCTCATCTTCAAGGAAGCTTACAAAAAGGGATTTATAAAAATAATACAAAAGTTAATCTGGATGAATTTGATGCCTACCCCAAAAAAGTATTAATGTTTGGTGCCATTGAAATAATGAGAGGGTGTCAATACAGATGCAGCTACTGTCAAACACCTGCACTTTTCCCCGGGAAACTTAGGCATAGAAGCATAGAAAGCATATTAAATAATATTCGATACTCATACAAATATGAGAAAAAAGATTACCGATTTATCTCCCCCGATGCCGCATCTTATATGTATGACAAAAGTATAAATATCAACGCCATTTACGATTTATTGACTGGGATAAAAAAGGTCACTGAAAATAGAGCGAGGATATTTTTCGGCTCTTTCCCTTCAGAAATAAACCCTTATTTTGTCACAGAAGACCTTGTAAAAATCTTAAAGGAATTTTGCTATAACAGACGAGTTGTAATTGGCTTGCAAACTGCATCAAAAAGTCAGCTCAAAAAAATTAACAGGTCTGACGAAATTAACAAAGTCGAAAATGCCATTGATATCTTTTTAAAATATGGATTTAATGTGGATGTGGATTTTATATTCGGCCTCCCTTTTGAAACGGAAGAAACATTGAATGAGACTTTTGCATGGATTTCTGATTGGCACAAAAAGGTTAGAATTCATTCACACTACTTTATGCCTCTGCCGGGGAGTAAATGGGAAAATGAATCCCCTACCCCTATCCCTGACAAATTTATAAAAGAGATAAAAAAGTATGAAGGGAAAGGGAGAATTTTTGGGCAGTGGCTGACCCAATTAAAAATTGCACAAAATATAGCAAACGAGGACAATACATGTCAAATATGCAAGATTTAA
- a CDS encoding nodulation protein NfeD: MKKILVFLLIALSTSTLFAKNVYFLEVKGVISPFTSKYIRNAIELTEKDSGFLVLKIDTPGGVLDSTRKIVQDIFESDIKVISFVSPQGARAGSAGTFIVLASDLAVMAEGTNIGAAHPVSVTGKDIEGEIGKKVENDTAAFIKSIAEKKGRNIDAALDTVLNSKSYTAKEAIKNGLIDYIANSDSDILELIKKEYHENNLNSIYIKPNVYEKISIFLSDPNVLILLLIIAVLSIFLELKMPGTFVFAGIGIVAIILFLFGINIIPLNYMALLLILAGIALLALEIFIPSFGLLTVASIISLIFGMKLLFNKEGNMEIGVSYTVIATTIIFIIAIAVIIGRLVLKDFKKKPETGMEKLIGMTAVVKVWEGSKGKVFINGEYWDAVGEESLKPGDEVEVYKYKDMLLYVKKN, encoded by the coding sequence ATGAAGAAAATTTTGGTATTTTTGCTGATTGCACTATCAACCTCAACGCTTTTTGCAAAAAATGTATACTTTCTTGAAGTAAAAGGGGTGATAAGCCCTTTCACAAGCAAATATATCAGAAATGCTATTGAGCTGACAGAGAAGGACTCAGGCTTTCTTGTGCTTAAAATAGACACACCCGGAGGTGTGCTTGACTCGACGAGAAAAATCGTTCAGGATATTTTTGAAAGCGATATAAAGGTCATATCGTTTGTTTCCCCTCAAGGGGCAAGAGCAGGCTCGGCAGGTACTTTTATCGTATTGGCATCAGATTTAGCTGTTATGGCCGAAGGGACCAATATCGGTGCTGCCCACCCTGTAAGCGTTACAGGGAAAGATATTGAAGGGGAGATAGGTAAAAAGGTTGAAAATGACACAGCTGCCTTCATAAAATCAATCGCTGAAAAGAAAGGTCGCAATATTGATGCTGCTCTTGATACTGTGCTAAATTCAAAGAGTTATACTGCAAAAGAGGCTATAAAAAACGGACTAATTGACTATATTGCAAACTCTGACAGCGACATACTTGAGTTAATAAAAAAAGAATATCATGAAAATAATTTAAACAGCATATACATCAAACCAAACGTCTATGAAAAGATTTCCATATTTTTATCCGACCCCAATGTCTTAATCCTTCTTTTAATTATTGCAGTACTAAGTATTTTTTTAGAACTAAAAATGCCGGGGACGTTTGTTTTTGCGGGAATAGGAATCGTAGCAATTATTTTGTTTTTATTTGGCATAAATATTATCCCTTTAAATTATATGGCTCTTTTGCTAATATTGGCAGGGATAGCACTTTTGGCTCTTGAGATTTTTATCCCGAGCTTTGGACTTTTGACGGTGGCTTCAATCATAAGCCTTATATTTGGGATGAAGTTGCTCTTTAATAAAGAGGGGAATATGGAAATTGGTGTTTCATATACCGTTATTGCAACCACAATCATTTTCATTATCGCAATTGCCGTAATTATCGGAAGGCTTGTGTTAAAAGATTTTAAAAAGAAACCTGAAACAGGGATGGAAAAACTTATTGGAATGACCGCTGTCGTAAAAGTTTGGGAAGGGAGCAAAGGCAAAGTGTTTATTAACGGTGAATACTGGGATGCTGTCGGTGAAGAAAGTTTGAAGCCGGGAGATGAAGTAGAGGTCTACAAATACAAGGATATGCTTCTGTATGTCAAAAAAAACTGA
- the trmB gene encoding tRNA (guanosine(46)-N7)-methyltransferase TrmB — translation METDLIHLKLDFTEKIYAFSDEIKPQITPYAEYDKIDFKEIFGNENPVNVEIGIGNGEFIAHYANLNKNENFLGFEVYKKIIRKAIKRCEKLDSKNVRLIHYDGAFFVNLLPSNSVKNFYINFPDPWPKKKHNKRRLLKTDFLQLLSDKLVKDGHIFIATDHNDYGEEIAENLKPVVSLTSCFEKPYETDLIDYYQTKYYRKFAIPGKIHFFKLKKV, via the coding sequence ATGGAAACTGATTTAATTCATTTAAAGTTAGATTTTACAGAAAAAATTTATGCTTTTTCTGACGAGATAAAACCTCAAATAACCCCTTACGCCGAATATGACAAAATTGATTTCAAGGAAATATTCGGTAACGAAAATCCCGTTAATGTTGAGATAGGCATTGGCAATGGTGAATTTATAGCCCATTATGCCAATCTTAACAAAAATGAAAATTTCCTTGGGTTTGAGGTTTATAAAAAAATCATTCGAAAAGCCATTAAAAGGTGTGAAAAGCTTGATAGCAAAAATGTAAGGTTGATACATTACGATGGAGCTTTTTTTGTAAATCTTTTGCCAAGCAACAGCGTAAAAAATTTTTATATAAACTTTCCTGATCCGTGGCCTAAAAAAAAGCACAACAAAAGAAGACTATTAAAAACAGACTTTCTGCAGCTCTTATCGGATAAACTTGTAAAAGACGGACATATCTTCATAGCAACAGACCATAACGATTACGGTGAAGAGATAGCAGAAAACCTAAAGCCAGTGGTCTCTCTGACTTCTTGTTTTGAAAAACCTTATGAAACAGACCTTATAGACTATTATCAAACAAAATATTATAGAAAATTCGCAATACCGGGGAAAATACATTTTTTTAAACTTAAAAAAGTTTAA
- a CDS encoding MBL fold metallo-hydrolase, whose product MKITKLNDIFIIDSGALNTIFIDTGDGVTLFDTCLSVDAAKKLSKTIGKDVVAILNTHSHADHIGGNSFFENRNNCKTYIHKNELSFCSLPELESALLYGGASFKKGKSKFLCAKPLTNVSTFENHTNLKAEVIELFGHSPGHCGFKINNILYAGDAIFSKEVIEKHKILYLYDVEEYVNSLNKLKNTDFEYIVFCHKGVLSKDDTNGLIDENIKHTEFISGMITDTLKKMLYANADDISAKIMNVLNIPFEAEYFLLVSSTIKGYLKYLEKLEKVTAIIDNGVKWKLI is encoded by the coding sequence ATGAAAATTACAAAGCTTAATGATATTTTTATAATAGACTCTGGAGCACTGAATACAATTTTTATTGACACTGGTGACGGCGTGACTTTATTTGATACCTGTCTAAGTGTCGATGCGGCAAAAAAGCTCAGTAAAACTATAGGCAAAGATGTAGTAGCAATTTTAAACACTCATTCCCATGCTGACCATATTGGCGGAAATAGCTTTTTCGAAAATAGAAATAATTGCAAGACTTATATTCATAAAAATGAATTATCTTTTTGCTCTCTTCCTGAACTTGAATCCGCTCTTCTTTATGGTGGAGCGTCATTTAAAAAGGGTAAAAGCAAATTTTTATGTGCCAAACCTCTGACCAATGTTTCAACCTTTGAAAACCATACAAATTTAAAAGCTGAAGTAATCGAACTTTTCGGGCACTCTCCTGGACATTGCGGCTTTAAAATTAACAATATATTATATGCAGGGGATGCCATATTTTCAAAAGAGGTTATCGAAAAGCACAAAATACTTTATCTTTATGACGTTGAAGAATATGTTAATTCCCTTAACAAGCTAAAAAATACAGATTTTGAATACATAGTCTTTTGTCACAAAGGGGTATTATCTAAAGATGACACAAATGGCTTAATTGATGAAAATATAAAACATACCGAATTCATTTCCGGAATGATTACAGACACTTTAAAAAAGATGCTATATGCCAACGCAGATGATATCTCAGCAAAGATAATGAATGTATTAAATATCCCGTTTGAAGCAGAATATTTCTTACTTGTATCTTCTACCATAAAAGGTTATTTAAAATATCTTGAAAAACTTGAAAAAGTTACTGCTATAATAGACAATGGTGTAAAATGGAAACTGATTTAA
- a CDS encoding DUF1858 domain-containing protein, with the protein MLNKNMKISDVLKKYPKCVEVFNSLNMGCISCMGIQTETLEKGCLMHGLDVNILIKELEKFINENYKA; encoded by the coding sequence ATGCTTAACAAAAATATGAAGATTTCAGATGTTTTAAAAAAATACCCAAAATGTGTGGAAGTTTTCAATAGCCTCAATATGGGATGCATCAGTTGCATGGGGATTCAAACAGAAACCCTTGAAAAAGGGTGCCTTATGCACGGATTGGACGTAAACATTTTGATTAAAGAGTTAGAAAAATTCATAAATGAAAATTACAAAGCTTAA
- a CDS encoding 50S ribosomal protein L28, with the protein MARKCDICGKGPMFGNTISHAHNVSKRVFYPNVHKVRVVETDGSVVRKKVCTKCLKAGKVKKA; encoded by the coding sequence ATGGCAAGAAAGTGTGATATTTGTGGAAAAGGCCCTATGTTTGGAAATACAATAAGTCACGCCCACAACGTATCTAAAAGGGTATTTTACCCTAACGTTCATAAAGTAAGAGTTGTGGAAACTGACGGTTCTGTTGTCAGAAAGAAAGTTTGTACCAAATGTCTTAAGGCCGGAAAAGTCAAAAAAGCTTAA
- the trkA gene encoding Trk system potassium transporter TrkA, translating to MRVVIIGAGEVGYNIAEQLILEKKDVILIDKDPEKTKRASGHLDCLVLTGEGTNIDTLKQAGIEQADIFISVTNSDEVNMISCFVVANEFNVPVKLARVRNLEYGKTRMFTKTKIGIDFAVNPEFEAAKSIVKTVEHGATTDVFSFEDLDVQFRDVYVDEECNLDGKSIKDIRQLVTGDFLIAGILRDDDIIIPHGETVVKSNDHIFAVGTKKSIYQFLQKSGIKSKKIKKVLIIGGGSIGSKVAESLSFRGRSVTVVDSDYDVCKNLAEKFPDVTVLHGDISDDSIFEDEQLDEHDLIITTTDKEELNILTAVYGKTLGIKRAIALVNKANYLKISRNLGIDATISPKISSASAVLRFIRRGNIKAVHTIFDGMAEAIEFKVSPGSSIANKLVKDLHLPEKTLIVAVNRNYEDYIPGGDFEIKPGDNVIVFAKKESIKKLEESVIV from the coding sequence TTGAGAGTAGTTATTATCGGTGCAGGGGAAGTCGGGTACAACATCGCGGAACAGCTGATTCTCGAAAAGAAGGATGTTATCCTTATCGATAAAGACCCCGAAAAAACCAAAAGAGCCTCTGGTCATTTGGATTGTCTTGTTTTAACGGGCGAAGGGACTAATATCGATACTTTGAAGCAGGCAGGGATTGAACAGGCGGATATATTTATCAGCGTTACAAATTCTGATGAAGTAAATATGATCTCCTGCTTTGTTGTGGCAAATGAATTTAATGTGCCGGTGAAACTGGCTCGAGTGCGCAATCTTGAATATGGTAAGACAAGAATGTTTACCAAAACAAAGATTGGAATCGATTTTGCCGTTAACCCTGAATTTGAAGCAGCCAAATCCATTGTGAAGACTGTAGAGCATGGTGCGACTACCGATGTCTTCTCTTTTGAAGACTTGGATGTTCAGTTTAGAGATGTCTATGTTGATGAAGAGTGCAATCTTGACGGGAAAAGTATAAAAGATATTAGGCAGCTTGTTACGGGTGATTTTCTTATTGCGGGGATATTAAGGGATGATGATATAATTATTCCTCACGGAGAAACGGTTGTCAAAAGTAATGACCATATTTTTGCCGTCGGTACAAAGAAAAGTATTTATCAGTTTTTACAAAAGAGTGGTATTAAAAGCAAAAAAATAAAAAAAGTGCTAATTATCGGTGGTGGAAGCATAGGTAGCAAAGTGGCTGAGTCGCTAAGTTTTCGCGGAAGGTCGGTTACTGTTGTCGACAGTGACTATGATGTTTGCAAAAATTTGGCTGAAAAGTTCCCTGATGTAACTGTACTGCACGGTGATATTTCGGATGATTCTATTTTTGAAGATGAGCAGCTTGATGAACACGATTTGATTATTACAACTACCGATAAAGAAGAATTAAATATATTAACTGCGGTTTATGGCAAAACTCTTGGGATAAAAAGAGCTATTGCACTGGTGAACAAAGCTAATTACCTTAAGATATCGAGAAATTTAGGGATAGATGCTACCATAAGTCCAAAAATAAGCTCTGCAAGTGCTGTCTTGAGATTTATCAGGCGAGGGAATATCAAGGCAGTTCACACGATTTTTGACGGTATGGCTGAAGCGATAGAGTTTAAAGTCTCTCCCGGAAGCTCAATAGCAAACAAGCTTGTCAAAGACCTGCATCTACCTGAAAAAACACTTATTGTCGCAGTAAATAGAAATTATGAAGATTATATCCCTGGCGGTGATTTTGAAATCAAGCCTGGTGACAATGTTATTGTGTTTGCTAAAAAAGAGTCGATAAAGAAGCTCGAAGAGTCAGTAATAGTCTGA
- a CDS encoding TrkH family potassium uptake protein, translating to MNLLSVIRVIAVLVIVLSAFMIIPAGTAIYYGEYNVAVAFLKTIVFFAAVGGILYKTMSNRVKPNLGIRDGFLLVTLSWIAISFIGAIPFYLSGEIKTFTDAFFETASGFTTTGATILEDIEGVAKSALLWRALTHWLGGMGIVVLTVAILPILGIGGLQLVKAEAPGHTVDKLSPRIAETAKILWSIYVGLTLLQTVLMMLGGVSFFDAITHAFATMATGGFSTKNASVTGLNSPFVEVVVTIFMFLAGVNFALHFRFMTGRFKFVLKDSELRAYVGIFVISSLLIAANLYHNYYPTLQESLRYAFFQAATILTTTGFASADYEKWPYFSQVILFALMFVGGCTGSTGGGIKVLRIVTLLKQGLNEMKYLLHPRGVFILKISGNTIKKDIVYAISGFFFLYIFTILVVTLIVSFTGEDILTSLTTALATVGNIGPGFGKVGPAENYAFFTDFIKWVLSFAMIAGRLEIYTFLVIFFPYFWKK from the coding sequence ATGAATCTTTTAAGTGTAATTAGAGTAATTGCTGTACTTGTCATTGTCTTGTCGGCATTTATGATTATTCCTGCTGGTACTGCCATTTACTATGGTGAATATAACGTGGCCGTTGCTTTTTTGAAAACGATTGTTTTCTTTGCCGCTGTTGGTGGAATTTTGTATAAAACAATGTCTAATCGTGTAAAGCCCAACTTAGGGATAAGGGATGGATTCTTGCTTGTGACTTTAAGCTGGATTGCAATCTCCTTTATAGGTGCGATACCGTTTTATCTAAGCGGTGAAATCAAAACATTTACGGATGCCTTTTTTGAAACGGCTTCAGGATTTACTACGACAGGAGCAACAATCCTTGAAGATATAGAAGGGGTGGCAAAGTCGGCTCTTTTATGGCGTGCTTTGACACATTGGCTCGGTGGAATGGGTATTGTTGTATTGACAGTCGCGATTTTACCAATTTTAGGTATTGGTGGCTTACAGCTTGTAAAAGCAGAAGCCCCTGGGCATACGGTAGATAAACTTTCCCCGCGGATAGCCGAGACTGCAAAGATATTATGGAGTATATATGTAGGTTTGACGTTACTTCAGACGGTGTTAATGATGCTCGGAGGGGTAAGCTTTTTTGATGCGATAACCCACGCATTTGCCACAATGGCAACGGGCGGATTTTCTACCAAGAATGCAAGCGTAACAGGTCTTAACTCCCCTTTTGTGGAGGTAGTGGTTACGATTTTTATGTTTCTTGCCGGTGTAAATTTTGCACTACATTTCAGATTTATGACAGGCAGGTTTAAGTTTGTATTAAAAGACAGTGAATTAAGAGCTTATGTGGGTATTTTTGTAATATCTTCATTATTAATTGCTGCAAATTTATATCATAACTACTACCCGACTCTACAGGAAAGTCTCAGGTATGCTTTTTTTCAAGCTGCCACAATTTTGACTACAACAGGTTTTGCTTCGGCAGACTATGAAAAATGGCCGTATTTTTCTCAGGTAATACTTTTTGCTTTAATGTTTGTGGGTGGGTGCACAGGCTCCACGGGCGGAGGGATTAAGGTTTTAAGAATCGTTACCCTTTTAAAACAGGGGCTTAATGAAATGAAATATCTTTTACATCCAAGAGGTGTATTTATTTTAAAAATCTCGGGAAATACCATTAAAAAAGATATAGTCTACGCCATATCAGGTTTTTTCTTTCTCTATATATTTACAATCCTTGTTGTCACACTAATCGTTTCTTTTACTGGTGAAGACATACTGACCTCTTTGACTACCGCTCTTGCTACCGTGGGGAATATTGGGCCCGGATTTGGTAAAGTAGGTCCAGCCGAAAATTATGCTTTTTTTACAGATTTTATTAAATGGGTTTTAAGTTTTGCGATGATTGCAGGAAGGCTTGAAATTTATACATTTTTGGTGATATTCTTCCCTTACTTTTGGAAAAAATAA
- the hypF gene encoding carbamoyltransferase HypF — protein MACRISIRGIVQGVGFRPFVYNLALTDNLKGWISNNTNGVEIVLDSSVETGMNFLNKILDNLPPLAYVLDYNVEEVASEEKADKFYIKESSICEGVTFVSPDTSICDDCKRELFDKSHHKYLYPFINCTNCGPRYSIIENIPYDRINTSMKYFEMCDVCKCEYESVTNRRFHAQPNGCHLCGPKIYFKNFEGDKLLDIAADFLNSGKIIGVKGIGGYHIICDAFNLDAVNRVRDFKNRRFKPFALMVKDKNILLQYGINLTKEEEKLFESKISPILIKYVDNDNFKHINPLGKNIGIMKAYTPIHLLLFERFKGDFLIATSGNKKDEPIAIDAESAEKILGDVCDLFIHNNRDIVNRVDDSLVTFIKKAPYILRRSRGYAPLPVVMENRNKIQVAGLGANLKSTICFLKDDFAFISQYVGDLENYETQNFYIEVYNRMKNLFEVEPEVLITDLHPNFFTTKFASTFGVNIYSVQHHVAHMYANMAENNLKDNVIGVIFDGVGLGDDGKIWGGEIFVKKGSLFREIHPEYTPLVGGETAIKNPYRMFLSYLAYFNMDTGFLNDKQLKDYNLIKRMIENNINVIETSSMGRFFEGIGAFLLSIEKNEFEAHSAIALEGICRKDINEFYEFEIIDNEIRIKNIIASVINDFINGVETATIATKFHNTVTHIVLKSAILMREKHLLDKICLSGGVFQNIFLLEKTIALLEQQGFNVFVHKNIPSNDGSISLGQVYYFLLHSEKSHSA, from the coding sequence ATGGCTTGCCGCATATCTATTCGAGGTATTGTGCAAGGGGTAGGTTTTCGCCCCTTTGTTTATAATCTTGCGCTCACTGATAATCTTAAAGGATGGATTTCTAACAATACAAATGGGGTTGAAATAGTTTTGGATTCTTCCGTTGAAACGGGGATGAATTTTTTAAATAAAATATTGGATAATCTCCCTCCGTTGGCATATGTCCTTGATTATAATGTTGAAGAGGTTGCCAGTGAGGAAAAAGCTGATAAGTTTTACATAAAGGAATCCTCTATTTGCGAAGGGGTGACATTTGTTTCCCCTGATACTTCAATTTGTGATGACTGCAAGCGAGAGCTTTTTGATAAGAGTCACCATAAGTATCTCTATCCATTTATAAATTGTACAAATTGCGGTCCAAGATACTCGATTATTGAAAATATCCCCTATGACAGGATAAACACTTCAATGAAATACTTTGAGATGTGTGATGTTTGTAAATGTGAGTATGAAAGTGTGACAAACAGGAGATTTCACGCTCAACCAAACGGTTGCCATTTATGCGGGCCAAAAATTTACTTTAAAAATTTTGAAGGGGATAAACTACTTGATATTGCAGCAGATTTTTTAAATAGCGGCAAAATAATAGGAGTTAAAGGCATCGGTGGGTATCATATTATTTGCGATGCTTTTAACCTTGATGCGGTTAATAGGGTGAGAGATTTTAAAAATAGGCGGTTTAAGCCCTTTGCACTTATGGTAAAAGACAAAAATATTCTTTTACAATATGGGATTAATTTAACAAAAGAAGAGGAAAAACTTTTTGAAAGCAAAATATCTCCCATTCTGATTAAATATGTGGATAACGATAACTTTAAACATATTAATCCTTTAGGTAAAAATATAGGGATTATGAAGGCATATACCCCTATTCATTTACTCTTGTTTGAAAGGTTCAAGGGGGATTTTCTTATTGCTACAAGCGGTAATAAAAAGGATGAGCCCATTGCAATAGATGCTGAGAGTGCTGAGAAAATTTTGGGGGATGTTTGTGACCTATTTATTCATAATAACAGAGATATTGTAAATAGGGTAGATGACTCCCTTGTAACATTTATCAAAAAGGCGCCTTATATTTTAAGAAGAAGCAGAGGGTATGCACCTCTTCCGGTGGTTATGGAAAATAGAAATAAAATACAAGTGGCGGGGCTTGGGGCAAATCTTAAAAGCACTATCTGTTTTTTGAAAGATGATTTTGCTTTTATAAGTCAGTATGTCGGGGACTTGGAAAATTATGAAACACAAAATTTTTACATTGAAGTTTATAATAGGATGAAAAATCTTTTTGAGGTTGAGCCTGAAGTTTTAATAACTGACCTGCACCCTAACTTTTTTACAACCAAATTTGCAAGCACCTTTGGAGTTAATATTTACAGTGTTCAACACCATGTTGCCCACATGTATGCCAATATGGCTGAAAATAATTTGAAAGATAATGTTATCGGGGTAATTTTTGACGGAGTTGGGCTTGGGGATGACGGCAAAATTTGGGGTGGTGAAATATTTGTAAAAAAAGGTAGCTTATTCCGTGAAATTCATCCTGAATACACGCCTCTTGTAGGCGGTGAGACAGCTATCAAAAACCCTTATAGAATGTTTTTATCATATCTCGCATATTTTAATATGGATACCGGGTTTTTAAATGATAAGCAGTTGAAAGACTATAATTTGATTAAAAGAATGATTGAGAATAATATCAACGTGATAGAAACATCGAGTATGGGTAGATTTTTTGAGGGCATAGGGGCATTCTTGCTATCTATAGAAAAAAATGAGTTTGAAGCACATTCGGCGATTGCCCTTGAAGGGATATGCAGAAAAGATATTAATGAATTTTATGAATTTGAAATCATTGATAATGAAATAAGGATAAAAAATATAATTGCTTCCGTAATAAATGATTTCATCAATGGAGTCGAAACAGCAACAATCGCAACAAAATTTCACAACACTGTTACTCATATAGTGCTGAAATCGGCTATTTTGATGAGAGAGAAACATCTCTTGGATAAGATTTGCCTTTCCGGTGGTGTTTTCCAAAATATTTTTTTGCTGGAAAAAACAATTGCACTTTTAGAGCAGCAAGGTTTTAACGTGTTTGTGCATAAAAATATTCCGTCAAACGATGGCAGTATCTCTCTGGGGCAGGTTTATTACTTTCTTTTACATAGTGAAAAATCACATAGTGCTTAA
- a CDS encoding TAXI family TRAP transporter solute-binding subunit: MLKKVLSLMLVFVFALTVGISKARAEQRLIIATATTGGTYYPVGVAIGTLLSIKLANSDKITATAINSAGSGENIQMLNNKEADLAILQALFGLNAYNGTGPYEGKPVKSFRSITMLWKNVEHFPILAKYVKTGTIIDLKDFPKKFSIGKRGSGTEGSGRTILSAVGIDPDSLDLEYLGYNPSVQAMMDNRIGGANIPAGVPVSSITQLYAQMGADKVKVLDFTDEQLKQIRAKYPIWVRYTIPAGTYPGQKTEIKTIAQPNFLAVREDLPEDVVYKITKTIYENLPFLNNIHKATTAMNIKEALDGLPVPLHPGAVKYYKEVGLDIPQELLK, translated from the coding sequence ATGTTGAAAAAAGTTTTATCTTTGATGTTAGTTTTTGTTTTTGCTTTAACTGTTGGCATTAGTAAAGCAAGAGCTGAGCAAAGGCTTATAATTGCTACGGCTACAACGGGCGGGACATATTATCCTGTAGGTGTCGCAATCGGAACACTTTTGAGTATTAAACTTGCGAATTCAGATAAGATTACCGCTACTGCTATTAACTCTGCCGGTTCCGGTGAGAATATCCAGATGTTAAACAACAAAGAAGCTGACCTTGCTATTTTGCAAGCCCTTTTTGGTTTGAATGCTTATAATGGTACCGGGCCTTATGAAGGCAAACCTGTAAAGTCTTTCAGATCAATTACTATGCTTTGGAAAAATGTTGAACATTTTCCGATTTTGGCAAAATATGTAAAGACAGGCACAATTATCGACTTGAAAGATTTTCCTAAAAAGTTTTCTATTGGTAAAAGGGGTAGTGGTACTGAAGGCTCTGGAAGGACAATCCTCTCTGCTGTAGGTATTGATCCTGACTCTCTTGACCTTGAGTATCTTGGATATAACCCGTCTGTTCAGGCTATGATGGACAATCGTATTGGCGGAGCAAATATTCCAGCAGGTGTCCCTGTATCTTCAATTACTCAGCTTTATGCACAAATGGGTGCAGATAAAGTAAAGGTGCTTGATTTTACTGATGAGCAGCTAAAACAAATTAGAGCCAAATATCCTATTTGGGTAAGATATACTATTCCTGCAGGCACATATCCCGGCCAAAAGACAGAAATTAAAACAATTGCTCAGCCTAACTTCTTGGCAGTAAGAGAAGATTTACCTGAGGATGTTGTTTACAAGATTACTAAGACAATTTATGAAAATCTTCCATTTTTAAATAATATTCATAAAGCAACAACTGCAATGAATATCAAAGAGGCTTTGGACGGGCTTCCAGTGCCGCTTCACCCTGGTGCTGTAAAGTATTATAAAGAAGTTGGGCTTGATATACCACAAGAGCTTTTGAAGTAA